From Pleuronectes platessa chromosome 17, fPlePla1.1, whole genome shotgun sequence, one genomic window encodes:
- the srp9 gene encoding signal recognition particle 9 kDa protein: MPYFQTWEEFARAAEKLYLTDPMKVRVVLKYRHCDGNLCIKVTDNSVCLQYKTDQAQDVKKIEKLHGKLMRLMVSKETHSGSMETD, from the exons ATGCCTTATTTCCAGACTTGGGAGGAGTTCGCCCGCGCAGCCGAAAAACTGTACCTGACAGATCCCATGAAG GTCAGAGTGGTTCTCAAGTACAGACACTGCGACGGCAACCTCTGCATTAAAGTCACCGACAACTCCGTG TGTTTACAGTACAAGACAGACCAGGCCCAAGACGTGAAGAAGATCGAGAAGCTCCACGGAAAACTGATGAGGCTCATGGTGTCCAAGGAGACGCACAGTGGTTCCATGGAGACCGATTAA